GACATCAGATTATATTTTTCAACCAGCCATGCTGGCAAAGTTTCCCTGAGTTTTCCTTTGGCCAGCGGAAAAAGATTCTGCTGAAGCTTCAAAATTACTTTTGAGTTCAGAAAACTCTTCTTCAGTTTGTCCGTCGTGTTGTAAAAAGCCTGGATATAGCCTTGTGCCTGCTTGCTTTGTTGGTTATCGACTTCCTCCAGTTCGGGATGAACAATATTGTATTGCCCGTTGAATTCGGTCGGCTTCCCAAAAACGACATATTGTTTGGTGGTTTTCAGCGACGAACGGACGTATTTAATGCCTTTGAACCAAACCAGTTCCAGCACGCCGGTGCCATCGGTGAAATAGGCTACGAGCCTCTGGCTACGTCCTTCTCCGACTACTTCGCTGCCGGTAATCCGGCCCTTTACCTGGATATACGGTAACTTGGTGTCAATCTCCCGAATGCTGTAAAATCGGGTTCGGTCGACATATTTGAAAGGAAAGTAATAAAGCAAATCCCGGAAAGTAAAAATCTTCAGCTCGCTGTTCAGCAAACTGGCACGCCTGGGACCTACTCCCGGCAGGAATTTGATATCTTGGTCAAGAAATTCAGGCATGAAGCAAATATAACAATAAATTATACTTGGATTCGTGCGCGGGAATGAAGGAAAAACCTGACTTTTGCGAGAAAGAAATGCACCCTTTCAATAACCGTTTATGTCCTTATTTCGCTTAAAACGACAAATTTCATATTGGCTCAATGCTCGTCACCGTCGCGGACACGGAATTCACTCTCCATATCTTTTCGGATTGCTGACAAACGTGATTGAAAACGATGGAAATTATTACGCCTATGAGACGATTGATGGCGTATGGGCATCGTTGATGCGGTCGAATGTGAAAGTTTCCGGAAGTACGTCGACGCATGAGGATGTCCCGGAAAAGCTGAAGTTGCTGGTCAGAAGGTTTGACCTGTTGCCGAAGTATGGAAAGATGTTGTTTCGGCTGATCAACGAATTTCAGCCAAAACATATCGTTTGCATTGGTCCGGTTACCGGAATGACGTCTTTGTATCTGGCGAAAGCAGATAGTCGGATTTCAGTGAATCATTATGATGGGAAAAAGGAATTACTGCCCGTGACAAAGTATCTGCTCGATACCGCCGGCGTTGAAAATGTGAAGATACACGACGGTTTGCCTGATTTTTATGCTTTGGATATGAAAGACGCTTTCGTTGTTTTGAGTTATCCGGAAGATTCCGTTCGCTGTCGCGAAGTTATTCAGAATATTGTCAGAAATCCGGGCGAAAAGCCCAAGGCAATCGTGGTTAACGGCATTCATGAGTCTCAGGAAATGGAGGAGATTTGGAGTGAACTGACAACGAACCAATTTGTGCGTGTCTCCCTCGATTTCTTTACCTTGGGTTTGGCTATCTGCCTTCCGGATTTGCAAAAAGAAAATTTTGTGATAAGATATTAACAAGGCATTGGATGTACCGTTGCAATTCCGTTAACTTTGTATAAAGTTGAAATATTCTGTTAAATGGAAAAAGTCATTCAACTCAACAACATCGTTAAGAACTACTATGTCGGGACACAGGTGGTTCACGCTTTACGTTCAGTATCACTGTCGATTGACAAGGGCGATTATGTGACCATCATGGGAGCGTCCGGCTCGGGAAAATCCACCTTGATGAATATTATCGGCTGTCTGGATACACCCACTTCCGGTTCTTATCATCTGAGTGATATCGATGTGGGGGCGTTGGATGACGATCGATTGGCGGAGATACGCAACGATGAGATTGGTTTTGTATTTCAAACCTTCAATTTGTTGCCCCGCTATTCTGCCCTCGAAAATGTAATGTTGCCTTTGGTTTATGCCGGTATTGGCCGGAAAAAACGAGAAAAACAGGCGATGGAGCAGTTGATTCAGGTGGGCCTGGAAGATCGCGTGGAGCACAAGCCGAATGAGTTGTCGGGTGGTCAGCGAC
This Prolixibacter sp. NT017 DNA region includes the following protein-coding sequences:
- a CDS encoding ABC transporter ATP-binding protein, producing MEKVIQLNNIVKNYYVGTQVVHALRSVSLSIDKGDYVTIMGASGSGKSTLMNIIGCLDTPTSGSYHLSDIDVGALDDDRLAEIRNDEIGFVFQTFNLLPRYSALENVMLPLVYAGIGRKKREKQAMEQLIQVGLEDRVEHKPNELSGGQRQRVAVARALVNHPSILLADEPTGNLDSKISEEIMKLFAEIHKLGNTIILVTHEEDIARHAHRIIKLKDGEVEADYRNSNPIY